One genomic region from Chloroherpetonaceae bacterium encodes:
- a CDS encoding glycerophosphodiester phosphodiesterase family protein → MSQSLKNSIDTIFIRLYIILFRAILFSPFLISTLIFESCTMMNQKPQVKVDFQGHRGARGLLPENTIPAFLKCLDYGLTTLELDVVVSKDTQIVVSHEGWFSSEICSLPNGDSVLKEDEEKFLIYSIPYSEVKKFDCGKRGHPRFPEQQAKPSVKPLLAEVIQASDAYAAYLNLSQPIYNIELKSEPGRDGVLQPEPDMFAQFVYAELLRLEVQNRVIIQSFDPRVLNSMHKIDSTLTYALLVETELSVEENLKSLSFQPKIYSPYFKLVTPELRQTLKSKGIQLVVWTVNELSDMNAMIALGVDGIITDYPNRASQVKIALDSLQKLNHKTN, encoded by the coding sequence ATGAGTCAATCTCTGAAGAATTCGATTGATACGATATTCATTCGCTTATACATCATTCTCTTTCGTGCAATTCTATTTTCTCCTTTTTTAATTTCAACTCTTATTTTTGAATCGTGTACGATGATGAATCAAAAACCTCAAGTAAAAGTTGATTTTCAAGGTCACCGCGGGGCGAGAGGGTTGTTACCTGAAAATACAATTCCGGCATTTCTCAAGTGTCTTGATTATGGATTGACCACTTTGGAATTGGATGTTGTGGTTTCAAAGGATACCCAAATTGTTGTTTCTCATGAAGGGTGGTTTTCTTCTGAAATTTGCAGTCTTCCAAATGGCGATTCCGTTTTAAAGGAAGACGAAGAAAAGTTTTTAATCTATTCAATTCCTTATTCGGAAGTCAAAAAATTTGATTGTGGAAAACGCGGTCATCCCCGCTTTCCGGAGCAGCAAGCCAAACCTTCAGTCAAGCCTTTGCTTGCTGAAGTTATTCAAGCCTCAGATGCTTATGCAGCTTACCTTAATCTTTCGCAGCCAATTTATAATATTGAATTAAAATCGGAGCCCGGGAGAGACGGTGTGTTACAACCTGAGCCTGACATGTTTGCACAATTTGTTTACGCTGAACTCCTGCGCTTGGAAGTTCAAAACCGAGTGATTATTCAATCTTTTGATCCACGCGTTCTGAACAGCATGCATAAAATCGATAGCACCCTTACTTATGCACTCTTGGTTGAAACAGAATTGAGCGTTGAAGAAAACTTGAAGTCACTTTCTTTTCAACCTAAAATATATTCTCCTTATTTCAAACTCGTGACCCCAGAATTGCGCCAAACATTAAAATCGAAAGGAATTCAGTTGGTTGTTTGGACAGTCAATGAACTCAGCGATATGAATGCAATGATTGCACTCGGTGTTGATGGCATTATCACAGACTATCCCAATCGAGCATCACAAGTTAAGATTGCTCTCGATTCGCTTCAAAAATTAAATCATAAAACGAATTAA